A single genomic interval of Picosynechococcus sp. PCC 7003 harbors:
- a CDS encoding DUF4926 domain-containing protein, with protein MKNSTQLLDVVALTVDLPEFNLLKGQVGTVVEILADGKAFEVEFSDRQGRTFESVGLLPEQIMVLHFEPMMSIAV; from the coding sequence ATGAAAAATTCAACTCAGTTATTAGATGTTGTTGCTTTAACGGTTGATTTACCAGAGTTTAATTTATTAAAAGGACAGGTTGGTACTGTTGTCGAAATTCTTGCGGATGGTAAAGCTTTTGAAGTAGAGTTTAGTGATCGCCAAGGGAGAACCTTTGAATCGGTGGGTCTATTACCAGAACAAATCATGGTGTTACATTTTGAACCAATGATGTCTATCGCGGTTTAG
- a CDS encoding DUF6883 domain-containing protein, translated as MRVPNAENAIIDIRKLRDYCLNLDHSDGKHKARLFRSQLGMKAQDADRLRLILFDIVQTHDAQLGRRDQFGQRYTVDFELVWQNKRAIVRSGWIIEHGSNVPKLTTCYLL; from the coding sequence ATGAGAGTTCCCAATGCAGAAAATGCGATTATTGATATTCGGAAATTGCGAGATTATTGCCTTAATCTAGACCATAGTGATGGCAAACATAAGGCGCGATTATTCCGTTCTCAATTGGGAATGAAAGCTCAAGATGCTGATCGATTACGGTTGATCTTATTTGACATTGTGCAAACCCATGATGCTCAACTGGGTCGCCGTGATCAATTTGGTCAGCGTTATACTGTCGATTTTGAATTGGTATGGCAGAATAAAAGAGCAATAGTGCGTAGTGGCTGGATAATTGAGCATGGCTCAAATGTTCCTAAACTAACAACTTGTTATCTCTTATAA